DNA from Pseudomonas mendocina:
TGGTGACGCGGATGCGCTCGTTTTCCTGGCGCAGTCCCTCGGAAATCGCCCACACGGCGTATTTGGTCGCGCAGTACACCGCTGCGGTGGGCGACACCGCATGAGCGCCGATGGAGGCAATATTGATCACCTGGCCGCGTCCACGGCTTTCCATGCCTGGCAGAACGGCCGCGATGCCATGCAGCACGCCGCGTATGTTGACGTCGATCATGCGGTTCCACTCATCCACTTTCAGCGCGTTGAGCGGTGACAGGGGCATCACACCTGCGTTGTTGATGATCACGTCGGCCGGGCCGTAGCGATCCTCGGCGAAGGCGACGAAGGCCTGCATGTCGTCCAGACGAGTCACGTCCAGTTCACGGAAGG
Protein-coding regions in this window:
- a CDS encoding SDR family oxidoreductase, giving the protein MSKVILITGASSGIGEAIAIHLAKQGHKVVLGARRTERLQKLTEELQAEGLSAAFRELDVTRLDDMQAFVAFAEDRYGPADVIINNAGVMPLSPLNALKVDEWNRMIDVNIRGVLHGIAAVLPGMESRGRGQVINIASIGAHAVSPTAAVYCATKYAVWAISEGLRQENERIRVTTVCPGVVESELADSISDTSAREAMKAFRRVAITPDAIARAVAYAIEQPDDVDVSELIVRPTASPY